The genomic stretch GCTGTCACGGTGCTCGTCGTCGCCGCCATTTTATATTTTTACCGCCGCGTGCCGGAGGATCAGATCTGGCTGCGCCTGGGTCTCGCCCTACAGGCCGGCGGCGCTGTAGGTAACCTGATCGACCGGTTCCGCACGGGCCTGGTCATCGATTTTTTCGACTTTCGCGTCTGGCCTGTCTTTAACGTGGCCGATACGGCCATCTCTATAGGCGTGGCGTTGATCATGCTCAGTCTGTTGCTGGCGCCGGATGAGGAGAAAAAGCCTGTGCCATCCAGCGAGTCGACAGGCTCCGGCGAATAATTTAGAAAAAACAGTCGGGCTTCGCGTCATAGATAAGATGCGGACTCGAGTTGCCTAAGGGAGTGCTGGATTCTAGAGGAATGGAGCCCGAACACCATGTCTTTTAAAAGGATAGAATCTCCAAAAAGCCAGGACCTAAATTCCCCGGACCTGGCGACTGAGGAACTGGACATCGAGGTAGAATCCCGACGGCCCGAATTGGTCCGTCTTACCGTCACGCCGGCAGAGGCCGACAGCCGCGTCGATGTTTGGCTGGTGCAGAAGGGGCTTGTGCCTTCGCGCTCCCATGGCCAGAACTGGATCAAAGAGGGCCTTGTCACCCTGGACGGGGGGCCGTTGAAAGCCAACTACCGCCTGCGTCCCGGCGATGTGATCGAGGTGGCGCCGCCTGCGCCGGAAGCAGTGGAGATCCTCCCGGAGGATATCCCGCTGGAAATCATCTTCCAGGATGCTGATATCGCCGTGATCAACAAACCGGCCGGTCTCGTCGTTCACCCGGCTGAGGGTCACTGGTCGGGCACGCTCGTCAACGCGCTGCTCTACCACATCAAAGACCTGTCGGGGATCAACGGCGAGCTGCGGCCCGGCATCGTCCACCGCATCGACAAGGATACCTCCGGCCTGCTGGTGGTCGCGAAAAACGATCGCGCCCACATCCACCTGACAGAGCAGGTGAAGGACCACCGGGTGCGCCGCGAGTACCTGGCCGTCGTGCACGGTGTCATCGGCGCCGAAACGGGTCGCGTCGAGGCGCCGATCGGCCGCGATCCGAAAGACCGTCAGCGCATGGCCGTCATCGCCGGCGGAAAAAGCGCCATCACCCATTTTCGCGTCCTGGCTCGTTATCCGGAACAGGGCTTCAGCCTGCTCCACTGCCGTTTAGAGACGGGTCGGACCCACCAGATCCGTGTCCACCTGGCCCATATCGGTCATCCCGTCGCCGGCGACCCGAAGTACGGCCCCCGCAAAGCCGCTTTTGGTCTCACCGGGCAGGCGCTCCACGCTTGGAAGCTGGAATTCGTCCATCCTCGCAGCGGCGAGCCGATGCGGTTTCAGGCGGATCCGCCAGAACCCTTCGTACAGGTGCTTCAAGCGCTTCAGATGACCCCAACAAATCAAAGGGACCAAGCGAATCAATCGGACCAAACAAATCGAACGACTCAAGGGCTCGCTGTTGACAAAATTCGACCTCTCGAGGTATACTGATCAGTAACAGGAACCCCCCTTTAATTCGGTCCCGTGAGGCCGGCAAGGTTGGGTATCGTGAGTGAAGGACATAGGTGTGCCCTTCGCCTGCAGGCAGCTTTGCCTCAGGTAAAGGGCGCTTCCTTGCATGAGACGATAAGCCTATCTTTGCCGGTGACGGTGGGGATAGGCTTTTTTGCTTTCCCCCGACGCGAAAGGAGGACCCCAGGATGAAGCTCCTCGACAAAGCCCTGCTGATGGACGGCGACGCCATCCGCCGCGCCATCACCCGCATCGCCCATGAGATCCTGGAAAAGAACGAGGGCATCGAACAGCTGGCCCTTGTCGGCATCCGGCGGCGCGGCGTCCCGCTGGCCAAACGGCTGCAGGAGAAGATCCAGGAGATTGAGGGGACGACGGTGCCCCTTGGCGCGCTGGACATCACCCTCTACCGCGACGACCTGACGACCCTCGATGTGCAACCTGTCATTCATAAGACGGAGGTTCCTTTCTCTCTCCATGGCAAAAAGGTCGTCCTCGTCGACGACGTGCTCTATACGGGCCGCACCGTGCGGGCCGCCCTGGATGCCCTCATCGACATCGGCCGCCCCCAGGTGATCCAACTGGCCGTCCTGATTGACCGGGGTCACCGGGAACTGCCCATCCGGGCCGACTATGTGGGCAAGAACGTGCCCACCTCCAAACGAGAAGTGATCTCCGTCCGCGTCATGGAAGTGGATGGAGAAGACGGCGCTTCCATCCAGGACATGGTTGACTGATGGTTCGCCAGTCGCCTCGCGGCATGCACCGGGAGGCTTTTTTGCGGACATTTTGCAGACAACCTGTCGGCAAGGCCAGCGCCGAGGGCCGGGCTATTGACAGGGCCATCGATAACGGATAAGGGGGACAGAACAACCATGGCATGGCAGCACAAAGACCTGCTGGGCCTGCGCGGCTTAGCGAAGCAGGAGATCGAGCTGATTCTGGATACGGCG from Heliomicrobium modesticaldum Ice1 encodes the following:
- the pyrR gene encoding bifunctional pyr operon transcriptional regulator/uracil phosphoribosyltransferase PyrR translates to MKLLDKALLMDGDAIRRAITRIAHEILEKNEGIEQLALVGIRRRGVPLAKRLQEKIQEIEGTTVPLGALDITLYRDDLTTLDVQPVIHKTEVPFSLHGKKVVLVDDVLYTGRTVRAALDALIDIGRPQVIQLAVLIDRGHRELPIRADYVGKNVPTSKREVISVRVMEVDGEDGASIQDMVD
- a CDS encoding RluA family pseudouridine synthase — encoded protein: MSFKRIESPKSQDLNSPDLATEELDIEVESRRPELVRLTVTPAEADSRVDVWLVQKGLVPSRSHGQNWIKEGLVTLDGGPLKANYRLRPGDVIEVAPPAPEAVEILPEDIPLEIIFQDADIAVINKPAGLVVHPAEGHWSGTLVNALLYHIKDLSGINGELRPGIVHRIDKDTSGLLVVAKNDRAHIHLTEQVKDHRVRREYLAVVHGVIGAETGRVEAPIGRDPKDRQRMAVIAGGKSAITHFRVLARYPEQGFSLLHCRLETGRTHQIRVHLAHIGHPVAGDPKYGPRKAAFGLTGQALHAWKLEFVHPRSGEPMRFQADPPEPFVQVLQALQMTPTNQRDQANQSDQTNRTTQGLAVDKIRPLEVY
- the lspA gene encoding signal peptidase II: MRHEPSRRIGNGLFWIILLATIAVDQLTKIIVQMKMVEHESIPLLPNIFHLTYILNPGAAFGMLANKTFFFIAVTVLVVAAILYFYRRVPEDQIWLRLGLALQAGGAVGNLIDRFRTGLVIDFFDFRVWPVFNVADTAISIGVALIMLSLLLAPDEEKKPVPSSESTGSGE